One Brassica oleracea var. oleracea cultivar TO1000 chromosome C7, BOL, whole genome shotgun sequence genomic window carries:
- the LOC106306385 gene encoding F-box/LRR-repeat protein 15-like isoform X2 — protein MRIWCFDCFTDEEEEGRLKQSAMDNNNNNNNDDDVDLDLNQRELGVSEDERWPMCEEMMRAATEEEEEDGTELEQLWSSEIRSHPHLVLQGESSNAAAAAVGEDCTMEEADHDSYHKRAKVYSGLAEGRSASGVSSDAGSSVERTVSFGVASSSRTDVDMFCQNFILNYGRKDGKKDEGDDNGSSESEDFEVHIDLTDDLLHMVFSFLNHIDLCRSAMVCRQWRVASSHEDFWKALNFENMRISIEQFEDMCLRYPNATEVNVYGTPSVNALAMKAATTLRNLEVLTVGKGHISENFFQALGECNMLRSVTVNEAILGNGAQEIHLSHDRLRELKITKCRVMRLSIRCPQLRSLSLKRSNMSQAMLNCPLLQLLDIASCHKLLDAAIRSAAISCPQLESLDVSNCSCVSDETLREIAQACASLHILNASYCPNISLESVHLPMLTVLKLHSCEGITSASMTWIANSPALEVLELDNCNLLTSVVLHLSRLQSISLVHCRKFTELNLQSVMLSSITISNCPALRRITITSTSLRRLALQKQENLTTLVLQCQSLQEVDLSDCESLSNAVCEIFSDDGGCPMLKSLILDNCESLTEVRFSNSSLASLSLVGCRAVTSLELKCPRIEQICLDGCDHLETALFQPVALRSLNLGICPKLSVLNIEAPYMVSLELKGCGVLSEASIICPLLTSLDASFCGQLRDDCLSATTSSCPLIESLVLMSCPSIGSDGLSSLNGLPNLTVLDLSYTFLMNLEPVFKSCIRLKVLKLQACKYLTDSSLEPLYKEGALPALEELDLSYGTLCQTAIDDLLACCTHLTHLSVNGCVNMHDLDWGSTNVQPFDYFGVYSSGETTREPAEAANRLLQNLNCVGCPNIRKVLIPPAARFYHLSTLNLSLSVNLKEVDLACSNLILLNLSNCCSLEVLKLGCPKLASLFLQSCNMDEAGVEAAISRCCSLETLDLRFCSKISSVSMARFRAVCPSLKRVFSSPNLAD, from the exons ATGAGGATTTGGTGTTTTGATTGCTTCACCGACGAGGAGGAGGAAGGTAGACTGAAACAATCGGCTATGGATAACAACAACAACAACAACAACGACGACGATGTCGATTTGGATCTAAACCAGAGGGAGCTAGGAGTCAGTGAGGACGAGCGTTGGCCTATGTGTGAGGAGATGATGCGTGCTGCGACGGAGGAGGAGGAGGAGGACGGTACTGAATTGGAGCAGTTATGGTCATCTGAGATTCGCTCCCATCCTCATTTAGTTCTTCAAGGAGAGAGTAGCAATGCTGCTGCTGCTGCTGTAGGTGAGGATTGTACGATGGAGGAAGCTGATCACGATTCGTATCATAAACGTGCCAAAGTCTACTCTGGCCTTGC TGAGGGCCGGTCAGCTTCCGGGGTATCTTCAGATGCTGGTTCGTCGGTGGAGAGAACTGTGAGTTTTGGGGTTGCCTCTTCTTCTAGGACGGATGTGGATATGTTCTGTCAGAACTTCATCTTGAATTATGGTCGGAAAGATGGGAAGAAAGATGAGGGAGATGACAACGGTTCTTCTGAATCAGAAGATTTTGAAGTTCATATCGATTTGACCGATGACCTCTTGCATATG GTATTCTCGTTCTTGAATCACATCGACCTCTGTCGCTCTGCTATGGTGTGTCGTCAGTGGAGAGTAGCTAGTTCTCATGAGGATTTTTGGAAGGCCTTGAACTTTGAGAATATGAGGATTTCTATCGAGCAAT TTGAAGACATGTGTCTTCGCTATCCCAATGCCACTGAAGTGAATGTTTATGGCACTCCTTCTGTTAACGCTCTGGCTATGAAAGCAGCCACCACTTTGAG GAATCTGGAGGTCTTAACTGTAGGAAAAGGTCATATCAGTGAAAATTTCTTCCAGGCATTGGGGGAGTGTAATATGTTAAGGAGCGTGACTGTAAATGAGGCTATTTTGGGAAATGGTGCTCAGGAAATTCACCTGAGTCATGATCGGCTACGTGAACTTAAGATTACAAAATGCCGCGTCATGCGTTTGTCTATCAG GTGTCCGCAGCTCAGGTCTTTATCATTAAAAAGAAGCAACATGTCACAGGCGATGCTTAACTGTCCACTCCTTCAACTTCTTGATATAGCCTCGTGCCATAAGCTCCTGGATGCTGCTATCCGTTCAGCTGCCATTTCGTGTCCTCAGTTAGAGTCGCTCGATGTTTCCAACTGTTCCTGTGTCAGCGATGAAACTTTGCGTGAAATAGCCCAGGCTTGTGCTAGTCTCCATATTCTTAATGCTTCATACTGCCCCAATATATCTCTTGAG TCAGTACATCTCCCCATGTTGACAGTTCTCAAGCTTCATAGCTGTGAGGGTATAACATCAGCGTCTATGACTTGGATTGCTAACAGTCCTGCGCTGGAG GTTTTGGAGCTTGATAATTGTAATCTGTTGACATCTGTCGTGTTGCATCTCTCCCGTTTGCAGAGTATAAGCCTAGTCCATTGCCGCAA ATTCACAGAGCTGAACTTGCAAAGCGTAATGCTTTCATCTATCACTATCTCAAACTGTCCAGCGCTTCGCCGAATCACAATCACTTCAACCTCCCTTCGA CGGTTAGCTCTCCAGAAACAGGAGAATTTGACAACATTAGTTCTGCAATGCCAGTCCTTGCAAGAAGTGGATCTCTCTGATTGTGAATCGCTCTCAAACGCTGTTTGTGAAATATTTAGTGATGATGGTGGATGCCCAATGCTGAAATCATTAATTCTTGACAACTGTGAG AGCTTAACAGAAGTACGATTCAGCAATTCATCGTTGGCTAGTCTGTCCCTTGTTGGCTGTCGTGCTGTTACTTCTCTCGAGTTGAAGTGCCCTCGCATAGAGCAGATCTGTTTGGATGGATGTGATCATCTTGAAACTGCATTATTCCAGCCT GTTGCGCTCCGGTCTCTGAATCTAGGAATATGTCCGAAATTGAGTGTGCTCAATATCGAAGCACCTTATATGGTGTCCCTTGAATTGAAAGGCTGTGGTGTACTGTCTGAAGCATCCATCATTTGTCCTCTGTTAACATCTTTAGATGCGTCTTTCTGCGG CCAACTGAGGGATGACTGTCTATCTGCAACCACTTCTTCTTGCCCACTGATTGAGTCACTGGTGCTAATGTCGTGTCCTTCTATTGGCTCTGATGGTCTGTCTTCCTTGAACGGGCTCCCAAATCTGACTGTTCTTGATTTGTCGTACACTTTCTTGATGAATTTGGAGCCTGTCTTCAAGTCCTGTATTCGACTGAAG GTACTCAAATTACAAGCCTGCAAATATCTCACTGACTCATCACTGGAGCCTCTATACAAAGAAGGTGCTTTACCGGCACTTGAAGAGTTAGACCTGTCTTATGGAACTCTCTGTCAGACTGCGATTGACGATCTACTTGCGTGCTGCACACACTTGACCCATTTGAGCGTGAACGGCTGTGTTAATATGCATGACCTTGATTGGGGTTCAACCAATGTGCAGCCATTTGATTACTTTGGTGTATACAGTTCTGGTGAGACTACTCGAGAACCAGCTGAAGCAGCCAACCGGTTACTGCAAAACCTCAATTGTGTGGGTTGCCCCAATATCAGAAAAGTGTTGATACCGCCAGCAGCTCGATTTTATCATTTATCAACACTGAACCTTTCACTATCGGTCAATTTAAAGGAGGTTGATCTTGCCTGTTCCAACCTGATTTTGCTTAATCTAAG CAACTGTTGCTCTCTGGAAGTACTGAAGCTTGGCTGCCCAAAATTGGCTAGTCTCTTTCTTCAG TCTTGTAACATGGATGAAGCAGGAGTTGAAGCAGCTATATCAAGATGCTGCTCACTAGAGACACTGGATCTCCGTTTCTGTTCAAAG ATATCCTCGGTGAGCATGGCGAGGTTCCGAGCAGTGTGTCCTAGTTTGAAGCGAGTCTTCAGCAGTCCAAATCTTGCAGATTAG
- the LOC106306385 gene encoding F-box/LRR-repeat protein 15-like isoform X1: protein MRIWCFDCFTDEEEEGRLKQSAMDNNNNNNNDDDVDLDLNQRELGVSEDERWPMCEEMMRAATEEEEEDGTELEQLWSSEIRSHPHLVLQGESSNAAAAAVGEDCTMEEADHDSYHKRAKVYSGLACSEGRSASGVSSDAGSSVERTVSFGVASSSRTDVDMFCQNFILNYGRKDGKKDEGDDNGSSESEDFEVHIDLTDDLLHMVFSFLNHIDLCRSAMVCRQWRVASSHEDFWKALNFENMRISIEQFEDMCLRYPNATEVNVYGTPSVNALAMKAATTLRNLEVLTVGKGHISENFFQALGECNMLRSVTVNEAILGNGAQEIHLSHDRLRELKITKCRVMRLSIRCPQLRSLSLKRSNMSQAMLNCPLLQLLDIASCHKLLDAAIRSAAISCPQLESLDVSNCSCVSDETLREIAQACASLHILNASYCPNISLESVHLPMLTVLKLHSCEGITSASMTWIANSPALEVLELDNCNLLTSVVLHLSRLQSISLVHCRKFTELNLQSVMLSSITISNCPALRRITITSTSLRRLALQKQENLTTLVLQCQSLQEVDLSDCESLSNAVCEIFSDDGGCPMLKSLILDNCESLTEVRFSNSSLASLSLVGCRAVTSLELKCPRIEQICLDGCDHLETALFQPVALRSLNLGICPKLSVLNIEAPYMVSLELKGCGVLSEASIICPLLTSLDASFCGQLRDDCLSATTSSCPLIESLVLMSCPSIGSDGLSSLNGLPNLTVLDLSYTFLMNLEPVFKSCIRLKVLKLQACKYLTDSSLEPLYKEGALPALEELDLSYGTLCQTAIDDLLACCTHLTHLSVNGCVNMHDLDWGSTNVQPFDYFGVYSSGETTREPAEAANRLLQNLNCVGCPNIRKVLIPPAARFYHLSTLNLSLSVNLKEVDLACSNLILLNLSNCCSLEVLKLGCPKLASLFLQSCNMDEAGVEAAISRCCSLETLDLRFCSKISSVSMARFRAVCPSLKRVFSSPNLAD, encoded by the exons ATGAGGATTTGGTGTTTTGATTGCTTCACCGACGAGGAGGAGGAAGGTAGACTGAAACAATCGGCTATGGATAACAACAACAACAACAACAACGACGACGATGTCGATTTGGATCTAAACCAGAGGGAGCTAGGAGTCAGTGAGGACGAGCGTTGGCCTATGTGTGAGGAGATGATGCGTGCTGCGACGGAGGAGGAGGAGGAGGACGGTACTGAATTGGAGCAGTTATGGTCATCTGAGATTCGCTCCCATCCTCATTTAGTTCTTCAAGGAGAGAGTAGCAATGCTGCTGCTGCTGCTGTAGGTGAGGATTGTACGATGGAGGAAGCTGATCACGATTCGTATCATAAACGTGCCAAAGTCTACTCTGGCCTTGC TTGCAGTGAGGGCCGGTCAGCTTCCGGGGTATCTTCAGATGCTGGTTCGTCGGTGGAGAGAACTGTGAGTTTTGGGGTTGCCTCTTCTTCTAGGACGGATGTGGATATGTTCTGTCAGAACTTCATCTTGAATTATGGTCGGAAAGATGGGAAGAAAGATGAGGGAGATGACAACGGTTCTTCTGAATCAGAAGATTTTGAAGTTCATATCGATTTGACCGATGACCTCTTGCATATG GTATTCTCGTTCTTGAATCACATCGACCTCTGTCGCTCTGCTATGGTGTGTCGTCAGTGGAGAGTAGCTAGTTCTCATGAGGATTTTTGGAAGGCCTTGAACTTTGAGAATATGAGGATTTCTATCGAGCAAT TTGAAGACATGTGTCTTCGCTATCCCAATGCCACTGAAGTGAATGTTTATGGCACTCCTTCTGTTAACGCTCTGGCTATGAAAGCAGCCACCACTTTGAG GAATCTGGAGGTCTTAACTGTAGGAAAAGGTCATATCAGTGAAAATTTCTTCCAGGCATTGGGGGAGTGTAATATGTTAAGGAGCGTGACTGTAAATGAGGCTATTTTGGGAAATGGTGCTCAGGAAATTCACCTGAGTCATGATCGGCTACGTGAACTTAAGATTACAAAATGCCGCGTCATGCGTTTGTCTATCAG GTGTCCGCAGCTCAGGTCTTTATCATTAAAAAGAAGCAACATGTCACAGGCGATGCTTAACTGTCCACTCCTTCAACTTCTTGATATAGCCTCGTGCCATAAGCTCCTGGATGCTGCTATCCGTTCAGCTGCCATTTCGTGTCCTCAGTTAGAGTCGCTCGATGTTTCCAACTGTTCCTGTGTCAGCGATGAAACTTTGCGTGAAATAGCCCAGGCTTGTGCTAGTCTCCATATTCTTAATGCTTCATACTGCCCCAATATATCTCTTGAG TCAGTACATCTCCCCATGTTGACAGTTCTCAAGCTTCATAGCTGTGAGGGTATAACATCAGCGTCTATGACTTGGATTGCTAACAGTCCTGCGCTGGAG GTTTTGGAGCTTGATAATTGTAATCTGTTGACATCTGTCGTGTTGCATCTCTCCCGTTTGCAGAGTATAAGCCTAGTCCATTGCCGCAA ATTCACAGAGCTGAACTTGCAAAGCGTAATGCTTTCATCTATCACTATCTCAAACTGTCCAGCGCTTCGCCGAATCACAATCACTTCAACCTCCCTTCGA CGGTTAGCTCTCCAGAAACAGGAGAATTTGACAACATTAGTTCTGCAATGCCAGTCCTTGCAAGAAGTGGATCTCTCTGATTGTGAATCGCTCTCAAACGCTGTTTGTGAAATATTTAGTGATGATGGTGGATGCCCAATGCTGAAATCATTAATTCTTGACAACTGTGAG AGCTTAACAGAAGTACGATTCAGCAATTCATCGTTGGCTAGTCTGTCCCTTGTTGGCTGTCGTGCTGTTACTTCTCTCGAGTTGAAGTGCCCTCGCATAGAGCAGATCTGTTTGGATGGATGTGATCATCTTGAAACTGCATTATTCCAGCCT GTTGCGCTCCGGTCTCTGAATCTAGGAATATGTCCGAAATTGAGTGTGCTCAATATCGAAGCACCTTATATGGTGTCCCTTGAATTGAAAGGCTGTGGTGTACTGTCTGAAGCATCCATCATTTGTCCTCTGTTAACATCTTTAGATGCGTCTTTCTGCGG CCAACTGAGGGATGACTGTCTATCTGCAACCACTTCTTCTTGCCCACTGATTGAGTCACTGGTGCTAATGTCGTGTCCTTCTATTGGCTCTGATGGTCTGTCTTCCTTGAACGGGCTCCCAAATCTGACTGTTCTTGATTTGTCGTACACTTTCTTGATGAATTTGGAGCCTGTCTTCAAGTCCTGTATTCGACTGAAG GTACTCAAATTACAAGCCTGCAAATATCTCACTGACTCATCACTGGAGCCTCTATACAAAGAAGGTGCTTTACCGGCACTTGAAGAGTTAGACCTGTCTTATGGAACTCTCTGTCAGACTGCGATTGACGATCTACTTGCGTGCTGCACACACTTGACCCATTTGAGCGTGAACGGCTGTGTTAATATGCATGACCTTGATTGGGGTTCAACCAATGTGCAGCCATTTGATTACTTTGGTGTATACAGTTCTGGTGAGACTACTCGAGAACCAGCTGAAGCAGCCAACCGGTTACTGCAAAACCTCAATTGTGTGGGTTGCCCCAATATCAGAAAAGTGTTGATACCGCCAGCAGCTCGATTTTATCATTTATCAACACTGAACCTTTCACTATCGGTCAATTTAAAGGAGGTTGATCTTGCCTGTTCCAACCTGATTTTGCTTAATCTAAG CAACTGTTGCTCTCTGGAAGTACTGAAGCTTGGCTGCCCAAAATTGGCTAGTCTCTTTCTTCAG TCTTGTAACATGGATGAAGCAGGAGTTGAAGCAGCTATATCAAGATGCTGCTCACTAGAGACACTGGATCTCCGTTTCTGTTCAAAG ATATCCTCGGTGAGCATGGCGAGGTTCCGAGCAGTGTGTCCTAGTTTGAAGCGAGTCTTCAGCAGTCCAAATCTTGCAGATTAG
- the LOC106304935 gene encoding putative pectinesterase/pectinesterase inhibitor 45 → MAFQDFDLIQERVNADRKRKFRKKITIGVVSTLVVVAVITGGAFAYVTFGKKSQEPVKATNTNSKAKGSDKSSEKSTATPSNKPPSSAAAHSDKPGQVDKIIKALCNSTLYKPSCEKTLKNGAKTASPLSDPRSLLKSSIKATNEDLVKGFEKVLKLKTGNKDEKDALAQCKLLVDEAKEELNTSMKRINDTKVNSFAKIAPDLDTWLSAVMSHQETCLDGFEEGKLRTEIRKNFNSSQMMTSNSLAMIKSLDAYLSKATKVKTRHLLESRSSWLGNKERRMLKAVDVKALKPNAIVAKDGSGNFTTINAALKAMPAKYKGRYTIYIKHGVYDESVIVDKKKANVTMVGDGSQKTIVTGNKSHAKKVRTFLTATFVAQGEGFMAHSMGFRNTAGPDKHQAVAIRVQSDRSVFQNCRFEGYQNTLYAYTHRQFYRSCVIVGTIDFIFGDAAALFQNCNIFIRKGVQGQKNTVTSQGRVDKFQTTGFVIQNCTIAPNEDLKPVKAQFKSYLGRPCKNHSRTVVMESMIEDVIDPVGWLRWQETDFAIGTLLYAEYKNDGPSGKTTSRVKWPGFRVINKEEAMKYTVGPFLQGDPWIHNMGSQVKFGLYDA, encoded by the exons ATGGCTTTTCAAGATTTTGACCTCATTCAAGAACGCGTAAACGCTGACAGAAAACGTAAATTCAGGAAGAAAATCACCATTGGAGTTGTCTCTACGCTTGTTGTCGTTGCTGTCATTACAGGAGGTGCTTTTGCTTATGTTACATTTGGAAAAAAATCACAAGAACCGGTGAAAGCCACAAACACAAACAGTAAAGCTAAAGGCTCAGATAAAAGCTCCGAGAAGAGTACCGCTACTCCAAGCAATAAACCACCATCTTCTGCAGCAGCACATTCTGATAAGCCCGGCCAGGTCGATAAGATTATCAAAGCACTTTGTAATTCAACTCTTTACAAACCAAGTTGTGAGAAAACTCTTAAAAACGGGGCAAAGACAGCTTCTCCTCTGTCTGATCCTAGGAGCCTCTTAAAGTCTTCAATAAAAGCAACCAATGAAGATCTAGTGAAAGGTTTCGAAAAGGTTTTGAAACTCAAAACAGGGAACAAAGATGAAAAAGACGCTTTAGCGCAGTGCAAGTTGCTTGTGGATGAAGCTAAGGAAGAACTTAACACCTCTATGAAAAGAATCAACGACACAAAGGTTAACAGCTTTGCGAAAATAGCTCCTGATTTAGACACTTGGTTAAGCGCAGTCATGTCGCATCAAGAGACATGTCTCGATGGGTTTGAAGAAGGGAAACTCAGAACTGAGATACGTAAGAACTTCAACTCTTCTCAAATGATGACTAGCAACTCTCTGGCGATGATCAAGTCTTTAGATGCATATCTTTCTAAGGCTACAAAGGTGAAAACGAGACATCTTCTTGAATCAAGATCGTCTTGGTTAGGCAACAAGGAGAGAAGGATGTTAAAAGCTGTTGATGTGAAGGCTTTGAAACCTAATGCTATAGTGGCTAAAGATGGTAGTGGAAATTTCACAACCATAAATGCTGCACTTAAAGCAATGCCTGCTAAGTACAAAGGAAG ATATACCATTTATATAAAACATGGAGTTTATGATGAATCTGTGATTGTTGACAAGAAGAAAGCTAATGTTACAATGGTCGGTGATGGATCGCAGAAGACGATCGTGACGGGAAACAAAAGCCATGCAAAGAAAGTCCGTACGTTCCTCACAGCCACATTTG TGGCACAAGGAGAAGGATTCATGGCACATTCCATGGGGTTCCGGAACACGGCTGGACCTGACAAGCACCAAGCGGTCGCCATACGTGTCCAATCCGACCGTTCAGTTTTCCAAAACTGTAGATTCGAAGGCTACCAAAACACATTATACGCATACACGCACCGACAATTCTACCGTAGTTGTGTCATTGTCGGAACAATAGACTTCATATTCGGTGACGCGGCCGCCCTATTTCAGAACTGTAACATCTTTATCAGAAAAGGAGTACAAGGGCAGAAGAACACGGTGACGTCTCAAGGGCGAGTGGACAAGTTTCAGACAACAGGCTTTGTGATTCAGAACTGTACAATTGCTCCAAACGAAGATCTTAAACCTGTTAAAGCTCAGTTCAAAAGCTACTTAGGTCGGCCGTGTAAGAACCATTCTAGAACAGTTGTGATGGAGTCCATGATCGAGGACGTGATTGATCCTGTTGGTTGGTTGAGATGGCAAGAGACAGATTTCGCTATTGGTACATTGCTTTACGCGGAATACAAAAACGATGGTCCAAGCGGAAAAACTACTTCTAGGGTTAAATGGCCTGGATTTAGGGTTATAAACAAGGAAGAGGCCATGAAGTATACAGTTGGACCATTCTTACAAGGGGATCCATGGATTCATAATATGGGGTCTCAGGTTAAGTTTGGTCTTTATGATGCTTGA
- the LOC106304431 gene encoding eukaryotic translation initiation factor 3 subunit K, whose amino-acid sequence MGLEIEQVTSQTYSLDANLCLLRLYQFEPERMNTHVVARILIKALMAMPTPDFSLCLFLIPERVQMEEQFKALIVLSHYLETGRFQQFWDEAAKNRHFLESVPGFEEAIQSICKSPS is encoded by the exons ATGGGATTAGAGATAGAACAG GTTACGTCGCAAACGTATAGTCTGGATGCAAATCTATGCTTGCTTCGTCTCTACCAG TTTGAGCCTGAGCGTATGAATACTCATGTTGTGGCTCGTATCTTGATCAAG GCTCTTATGGCTATGCCAACTCCAGACTTCAGTCTTTGCCTCTTCTTGATTCCCGAACGAGTG CAAATGGAGGAGCAGTTCAAGGCACTCATTGTTCTCTCCCACTACCTTGAG ACTGGGAGGTTCCAACAGTTTTGGGATGAAGCTGCCAAGAACCGTCACTTTCTCGAGTCTGTTCCAG GTTTTGAGGAAGCTATCCAAAGCATATGCAAGTCACCTTCTTAG
- the LOC106302147 gene encoding cell division cycle 20.2, cofactor of APC complex-like, with amino-acid sequence MDAGMNTSTHLKAQARCPLQEHFLPRKNSKENLDRFIPNRSAMDFDYAHYALTEGNKGKDQVSSPSREAYRKQLAETMNLNHTRILAFRNKPQAPVDLLPTDHSASLPHQPKSVKPRRYIPQTSERTLDAPDIVDDFYLNLLDWGSANVLAIALGHTVYLWDASTGSTSELVTIDEEKGPVTSINWAPDGRHVAVGLNNSEVQLWDSGSNRQLRTLKGCHQSRVGSLAWNNHILTTGGMDGQIVNNDVRIRSHVVETYRGHTQEVCGLKWSGSGQQLASGGNDNVVHIWDRSVASSNSTTQWLHRLEEHTSAVKALAWCPFQANLLATGGGGGDRTIKFWNTHTGACLNSVDTGSQVCSLLWSKNERELLSSHGFTQNQLTLWKYPSMVKMAELTGHTSRVLYMAQSPDGCTVASAAGDETLRFWNVFGVPETAKKAAPKAVHEPFSHVNRIR; translated from the exons ATGGATGCAGGTATGAACACATCTACGCACTTGAAGGCTCAAGCTCGTTGCCCTCTTCAAGAACACTTCCTTCCCCGTAAAAACTCCAAGGAAAAT CTGGACAGATTCATACCAAACAGATCAGCTATGGACTTCGATTACGCTCACTACGCTCTCACGGAAGGAAACAAAGGTAAAGATCAGGTAAGCTCACCATCCAGGGAGGCTTACAGGAAGCAACTCGCTGAGACGATGAACCTGAACCACACCAGGATCCTCGCCTTCAGGAACAAACCTCAAGCTCCTGTTGACTTGCTTCCCACCGACCACTCTGCTTCTCTTCCCCACCAACCCAAATCCGTTAAGCCAAGAAGATACATTCCTCAG ACTTCTGAGAGGACATTGGACGCGCCTGACATTGTTGACGACTTCTACCTCAACTTGCTTGACTGGGGAAGTGCTAATGTCTTGGCCATTGCTTTGGGACACACTGTTTATCTCTGGGATGCTTCCACTGGTTCCACTTCTGAGCTTGTCACTATTGATGAGGAGAAAGGACCAGTGACGAGTATCAACTGGGCGCCTGATGGTCGTCATGTTGCTGTTGGACTCAACAACTCCGAAGTCCAGCTGTGGGATTCTGGATCCAACCGTCAA CTGAGAACATTGAAGGGTTGCCACCAGTCTAGAGTAGGATCATTGGCGTGGAACAACCACATCCTCACAACGGGAGGGATGGACGGACAGATCGTCAACAACGACGTGCGCATCAGATCACACGTCGTGGAGACTTATAGGGGCCACACTCAAGAGGTTTGCGGGCTCAAGTGGTCAGGATCCGGACAGCAGCTAGCGAGCGGCGGCAACGACAATGTGGTGCACATATGGGACCGTTCTGTGGCCTCCTCGAACTCGACCACGCAGTGGCTTCACAGGCTTGAGGAGCATACGTCTGCTGTGAAGGCTCTTGCGTGGTGCCCTTTCCAGGCGAATTTGCTGGCGACCGGCGGCGGTGGGGGAGATAGGACGATTAAGTTCTGGAACACTCACACGGGGGCTTGCTTGAACTCGGTGGACACTGGCTCTCAAGTTTGTTCGTTGTTGTGGAGTAAGAATGAAAGGGAGTTGCTTAGCTCGCACGGGTTTACGCAGAACCAGCTTACGTTGTGGAAGTACCCGTCGATGGTGAAGATGGCTGAGCTCACTGGGCATACGTCAAGAGTTCTATATATGGCCCAG AGTCCAGATGGTTGTACCGTAGCTTCAGCAGCAGGAGACGAGACTTTGAGGTTCTGGAATGTTTTCGGAGTACCAGAGACGGCCAAAAAAGCAGCTCCAAAAGCAGTCCACGAGCCATTTTCTCATGTGAACCGTATTCGTTGA
- the LOC106305353 gene encoding B3 domain-containing protein REM16 yields the protein MEENCEDCMRWEEQLYWNHFQTVHFSQLLLPGFHNLLAIPKKFSTYCKRKLPKIVTLKSPSGAKYNVGLEEDDEKTLAFRCGWDKFVKDHSLHESDLLVFKFNGSSEFEVLIFDGDTLCEKPTSYFVRKCGHAEKTSRATDFTATSSRSPKRHINIPDDVETTVNQQGPVKVSPVGNELDDLIDIDTMLPQTGIEQEEHSNSDIDTDSGQLPVISPTSKGPISEGKYPIGVFKKMRGQISINDLNRKAGGSRKRVGETNKKKALSLAKRAVSTKGFLVVMKRSHVVSKCFLYVPVQWSARNMSREPQDVVMQVGETKWQLKFKHYGSKGRGGVSVGWKKFVRDNNLCEGDVCVFEPTKPEAKPFHLDVYIFRAAEAESSNNTTSE from the exons ATGGAAGAGAACTGCGAAGATTGCATGAGATGGGAAGAACAACTCTACTGGAATCATTTTCAAACCGTCCATTTCTCTCAGCTCCTCCTTCCTGGCTTTCACAATCTCCTT GCCATACCTAAAAAGTTTTCCACATATTGCAAAAGAAAACTACCCAAGATTGTAACACTCAAAAGTCCAAGCGGCGCTAAATACAACGTGGGGTTAGAGGAAGATGATGAAAAGACTCTGGCTTTTCGCTGTGGGTGGGACAAGTTTGTGAAAGATCATTCTCTCCATGAGAGTGATCTGTTAGTCTTCAAGTTCAACGGATCATCTGAGTTTGAAGTGCTGATCTTCGATGGAGACACCTTATGCGAGAAACCCACTTCTTATTTCGTCAGAAAATGTGGACATGCAGAGAAGACCAGCAGAGCTACAGATTTCACTGCAACCTCTTCAAGATCTCCTAAGAGACACATTAACATCCCTGATGATGTTGAAACCACAGTGAACCAGCAGGGACCTGTAAAAGTATCTCCAGTTGGTAATGAGCTAGATGATCTCATTGATATTGATACAATGTTACCTCAGACTGGTATTGAGCAAGAGGAACATAGTAACTCTGACATTGACACAGACTCTGGCCAGCTTCCTGTAATATCTCCAACTAGTAAAGGGCCCATCAGTGAAGGGAAGTATCCCATTGGTGTTTTTAAGAAGATGCGAGGACAAATAAGTATCAATGATCTCAATCGTAAAGCTG GTGGTAGCAGAAAAAGAGTAGGTGAGACTAACAAAAAGAAAGCCTTATCTCTGGCTAAAAGAGCCGTTTCGACGAAAGGTTTCTTGGTGGTCATGAAACGCTCTCATGTGGTATCAAAGTGTTTCCTG TATGTCCCTGTCCAATGGAGCGCTAGGAACATGTCTCGTGAACCTCAGGATGTAGTGATGCAGGTGGGTGAAACAAAATGGCAGTTGAAGTTTAAACATTACGGATCTAAAGGTCGTGGTGGGGTTTCAGTGGGGTGGAAGAAGTTTGTAAGAGACAACAACTTGTGTGAAGGTGATGTTTGTGTGTTTGAGCCAACCAAGCCCGAGGCTAAACCGTTTCATCTCGATGTTTATATCTTTCGTGCTGCAGAAGCGGAGAGTAGCAACAACACCACAAGTGAATAA